The Dehalococcoidia bacterium nucleotide sequence GTCCCCGTCGAAAAGATCGTGACACAGGAGGTCGTCAGGGAAATCCCTGTCGAAAGGGTTGTGACCAAGGAGGTTCCAGTCGAGACGATTGTGACCAGGGAAGTCCCGGTTGAAAAGATCGTGACAAGGGAGGTCGTCAAAGAGGTCCCGGTCGAGAAGGTCGTGACCAAAGAGGTCGAGGTCGAGAAGGAAGTAGTCAAGGTCGTGACCAAAGAGGTCGAGGTCGAGGTCGAAAAGGAAGTAGTCAAGGTCGTTGAGGTACAGGGAAGGCGGGGAGGTTCTCTGGTAGATGCCAGGACCACTGATGCCACAAGCCTTGACCCGCATAACGTGCCTGCGGCTGCAAACTTCCGCATTAGGGGCCACGTATACAGCGGCTTGGTTAGCTTGGATTCCGGCATGTCGGTCCAGCCGGACCTTACGACTGGCTGGGACATACCCGATCCTACAACCTACGTGTTCAACCTGCGGGAAGGAGTAATTTTCCACAACGGAGAACAGCTCACCGCAGACGACGTGAAGTATACATATGAACGGATTCTGGATGAGGGTACCGGCTCGTTTATACGTGGCGGAATCCTGAACATCCAGGAAATAAATGTTGTTGACTCACAGACCGTCGAGTTCAAACTTGAGAATCCTGAAGGAGGATTCCTGAGCCGACACTGGTCGATTGGAATCGTACCCAAATCCGTCGCCGACCAGCCCAAAGACTGGCTAAACAACAATGTCGTTGGTACCGGTCCATGGGTACTGCAGGAGTGGAAGACAGACGTAGAGCACAGCGTAACCAGGAATGAAAACTACTATGAGCCGGGTATACCGCTTATGGATGGTTTCAGGGTCCAGGTTATTCCTGAAGAGTCTTCTATCATCGCGGGAATACGCACGGGCATTGTGGATCACGCCAAGTTGGAGGACGCGCAGAACTTCAGCCTACTCCAGAAGAATCCCAACGTAGTGCTCTACCAGACGCCGGCCATGGGCACCAACTTCGTCAACATCAATCATCGGTCCGGTGCAGGACCGGGGCCTGCTCAAGGTCCGCTCAGTGACATAAAGGTGCGACAAGCACTCTCGCTGGGCATGGATAGAGACGCGATCCTAAACCTCGTCGGCGCAGGGCTAGGGACAGTTAGCGGACACGTACCGCCATCACTGTCCGAATACTGGGTACCGCCCGAAGAGCTGCCCTTCTTCGAAAGGGACGTGGAGCGAGCAAAGCAACTGCTGGCTGAGGCGGGCTATGCCGACGGGTTCACGATGGACATCATCTACATACCCGAGTTCGCGGTGATGCAGTTCTCAGCTGAACTACTGGCTGAGCAGTGGAAGGAGATCGGACTGGATGCTACCGCGAGGTCCACTGAGTACGGAGTTTGGCTCGATGAGAGAGTCGAGACCTTCCCATATTTTGTGAGCACCAATCTGACGTTTAACATGGCTGACCCCGATCACGTCCTGTACAACTGCTTCCACTCGTCCGGCAGCTGCGCTCAGTGGGACGCTTGGTCAGACCCGGAGATGGACGCTTTGCTGGATAAAGCCAGGCAAGAGACCGACCCAGCGATGCGCGTGCAGCTTTGGAAGGATGTTCAGATCATGTTGGCTGAGCGAATACCTGCGCTGACCTCCTTCGCTCCCATCGAGATAGATGTGGTGCAAAAGTGGGTCAAGGGCTACACGCCGCATCCATCTGCCGTGCAGTTCGGGTTCAAGTGGACGTGGCTCGACAGATAGGCGCCATGAAATGTCATGGGTAGATCGAATAGGCCCATCCGCCTAGACTGCCCTGCAAGGCATTAACAGAGGGGCTGTCAGACTTGTAACTGGTTTGGCGGCCCCTTTTGCTGCCCATCATCCCAGTAGCATCCGCCGATCCCTCTATTCGGAACGTACTGTCACCCCTCGCTCTGTTCCGAGACTCCTCTGCCACCGCCTAGCTGCTGTCGTAACCGGGGATCCAATATGTCCCTGAGTCCGTCTCCCAGCATGTTGAATGCCAACACGGCCAGCATGATAGCGATTCCAGGGAAAATCGATGCCCAAGGAGCTTTTTCCAGCACATCGCGAGCGTCGCTCAGCAACCTGCCCCATGAGGGGTTTTCGGCAGGGGTGCCCAGCCCCAGAAAGCTCACCGCCGCTTCGATCAGGATTGCGCCGGCAAACGTCACTGAAGCCTGAATAATCACGGGCGGGGCCACGTTGGGGGCAATATGCCGAATCATGATACGCATGTTGCTGGCACCCAACGCACTAGCAGCGTTGACATACTCCTTTTCTTTCTCCACCAGTACTGGACCGCGCACAACCCTGTACAGCAGTGGTGTAAATACTATGCCCAGCGCAAATACGGTATTCCGTATACCAGGTCCAAGCATGGCAGCGACTGCAATGACAAACAGCATGAACGGGAAACCAAATATGATGTCCATGAGCCTGCCGGACACGTTGTCCCACACGCCCCCGAAGTAAGCTGTGATCAGTGCCAGCGAGCCACCGACAGTAATGGCAAAAATCACGGAGAATAAAGGAATGATTAGAGACACGCGGCTTGAGTGAACGACCCGGCTGTAGATGTCCCTACCCAGTCGGTCTGTGCCAAAGTAGGCTTCCAAGCTAGGACTACTGAATCCGAGAGATGCCTTTGGCTCCAGCGGACCCCTGGTCGCTATCAGGTCAGCGAAAACGGCCATTACCAGGAACAGGCCAATTGTAATAATACCCGCCAGTGTGAGCTTGTTCGCGATAATCGCCCTGATAACGTAGCGAGCCCTACTTCGCGAGGACTCACTGATCGCCATCATTTCAGCGCGATCTTCACCTTCCATCGACATCTAACGTCCTCACCATTTGAGGGGCACTGGTACCCAAACCTCGATGACGCCGCATTTGGTCTTTGTCTTCCGCATCTCTAAACACTCACTGGTCGAACTGGGTCCGCGGCTAACCGTACCGTATGCGTGGGTTTACATACGCATACAAGACATCCACCAGCAGATTGCTGAAGACAAAGATCGTAGCAATGAACAGCACTACTCCCTGAATCAGCGGATAGTCACGCTGCGAAATCGCCAGGAGCATCAGCCGGCCCACACCTGGCAGAGTAAATACTGCCTCCATGACTACGATCCCCCCCATCAGGTATCCGATCTGAAGTCCGGCAATTGTCACCACCGGGATAAGAGTGTTCTTGAGCGCGTGTGAATAGATGACGACGCGGTCATGCAAACCCTTGGCCCTGGCCGTCCTTATATAGTCCTGGCGCAACTCTTCAAGCATAGTAGCGCGTGTCATGCGCACGATGTTGGCTGAGGCCACAGTCCCAACTGATACCGCTGGAAGTATCATGATGCTAAGGTTGGTCACTGGGTCTTTCCAGAGGTCCACGTACTCCAGTGAAGGTATCCAGCCCAATGTGATGGAGAGTACAAGGATCAGCATGATGCCTTGCCAGAATTCAGGAATAGAGAGGCTGAACATGGACGTTACCCGGACGAGGTAGTCTAAGAACGAGTTCTGCCTCGTTGCGGCGACTATACCAAGTGGAACACCTAGCCCTATGGACACCACCATGGCCATTATCGTCAACTCAGCCGTGACTGAGAGTCTGTCAAGAATAAGACTCATCACCGAGTGTCCACTTCGCCAGGAAGTACCCAGATCCCCCTGAAGTACATCGCTCAGCCAGCGCCAGTATTGAACATACAGAGGTTGGTCAAGACCGAAGAAGCTGCGGAGTTCCTGCACCATCTCTGGAGTACGCTCCGCCTGCTCCAGACTGACCTGAACGACATCCCCAGGTATTAGCCTGGCGAGAAGAAACACCAGTACAGACAGACCAAACAGCGTAAACAGCATGCTGATAAGTCTGACAACAATGAACTGGCGCATGTCTTTCGGATTCCCGGGGCGTTAGCCAGAGTTTCAGGACTGGGGATTCCCAGATACTATCATCCAAGTATCTCCCCCGCCACGCCCATGGCCGAGACACAAGAGATGCGCAGTTCCCCCCCAAGTTTCATGAATAGACAGATCCTGGCTGTCAGAAGGAATAAGAACCGAACAGGTCTATCAGGAAGTTGAGTGACGAGGGATGCGAATGTTGCCAAATCAGGCAACTGGATGTAGAGTTGCGTTTGCTACCCATTGACAGTTCATGAAAGGCATCCGCCATGCTGAAGACCAAGGTTCACGCTGCCACCACGCACCCTCTTGAGCCTCTCTCCAAAACGGAAATCGAATCGGCCGTGGCTATAGTAGGGTCGGACTCCCGCGTTACGGATGCGCACCGCTTCGTGACGGTCGTGTTGAACGAGCCCGAGAAGCAGTTAGTCCTCTCATACAGCCCTGACGAGCCTGTGGAACGCGAGGCGTTCGTTGTTCTTCTAGAACGGACAACCGCCCACTGCATCGAAGCGGTCGTCTCCTTGACCCAGTCTGCCGTCACCTCATGGAACACAATCGAATGTGCACAGCCAGCCATCATGCTCGACGAATTCGTCGAATGCGAAGAGGCTGTCAAGCAGTCGCCAGAATTTA carries:
- a CDS encoding ABC transporter permease, translated to MEGEDRAEMMAISESSRSRARYVIRAIIANKLTLAGIITIGLFLVMAVFADLIATRGPLEPKASLGFSSPSLEAYFGTDRLGRDIYSRVVHSSRVSLIIPLFSVIFAITVGGSLALITAYFGGVWDNVSGRLMDIIFGFPFMLFVIAVAAMLGPGIRNTVFALGIVFTPLLYRVVRGPVLVEKEKEYVNAASALGASNMRIMIRHIAPNVAPPVIIQASVTFAGAILIEAAVSFLGLGTPAENPSWGRLLSDARDVLEKAPWASIFPGIAIMLAVLAFNMLGDGLRDILDPRLRQQLGGGRGVSEQSEG
- a CDS encoding ABC transporter permease, with amino-acid sequence MRQFIVVRLISMLFTLFGLSVLVFLLARLIPGDVVQVSLEQAERTPEMVQELRSFFGLDQPLYVQYWRWLSDVLQGDLGTSWRSGHSVMSLILDRLSVTAELTIMAMVVSIGLGVPLGIVAATRQNSFLDYLVRVTSMFSLSIPEFWQGIMLILVLSITLGWIPSLEYVDLWKDPVTNLSIMILPAVSVGTVASANIVRMTRATMLEELRQDYIRTARAKGLHDRVVIYSHALKNTLIPVVTIAGLQIGYLMGGIVVMEAVFTLPGVGRLMLLAISQRDYPLIQGVVLFIATIFVFSNLLVDVLYAYVNPRIRYG